Within the Anguilla rostrata isolate EN2019 chromosome 6, ASM1855537v3, whole genome shotgun sequence genome, the region CTGGGGCAGCCACAGCCATCACCTTGGAGATGTGTGGGCATAACCATGGCTACAAGCGCCCTGACAACTGCAGCTTCTGCCCGGACACCCACTGCTGTGTGGAGGGCGGAGCTGACTGCATCAAGTCCGTCATCGACATGGAAACCGTCTGCCAGCGGGTGAAGGCCTCGGGACTGGgcgtgtctgtgactgtgtccaAAGATGCTGGAAGGTGAATATAACTCACCCTCCCCGAGTCcccctcagcacccccccccccaaccccacccccacccccacccccagccccccaggcTGGAGCGAGCACACGTCCCTGTTCAGCACAGCACCTGACCttctctgccccgccctgccctctctctccctgcaggtaCCTGTGTGACTACACCTACTACCTGTCTCTGCACCTGAGCGGCGGTAGCTCCGCCTTCGTGCACGTGCCCCCCCTGGGGAAGCCCTACAGCGGCGAGCAGCTAGGCCACGCCCTCCGGGCCATCCTGCTGGAGATGCTGGAGCAGCTGGGCCAGGACCAGGACGCCAATCACTGTGAACACGGCCACTGAGAGCTCCGCCCCACAGCATCGCCACGGCAACAAGCAATCCCCAGACAGATAACACGCCTTTGGCTCATCCCCATTATTGCTGCATTacagctgcagccaatcaccaatCAGCCCACGTTCCAGCCCAAGCTCAAAGCCAACGCCGCTCCGAACAGCTGCGAGCCAGCCGAACCTCCACCTGCACAGCATCCCTCTGTGGTCGCTTTGCATACAGACAAGCAAACAGGCAGACGCaggcagatggacagacagacagacatctcCTCAGGAGGAGAACAGCAGCTGTAGCAGTTCAGTAGCAGAGCTTTCGTCCAGCGAGGCTTTCCGTTGCACTTGCTGAAAGTCTTCAGGTATCTAGTGCCGCTGAGTTGGAGCTTGACCCTGGGGCCTTTTCTGAAACCTTTCT harbors:
- the LOC135258145 gene encoding pyroglutamyl-peptidase 1-like, whose translation is MDNGKRTVVVTGFGPFGEHAVNASWVAVKELEQLGLGPGVDLHVHEVPVEYQAVSCLVPSLWEQYHPQLVVHVGVSGAATAITLEMCGHNHGYKRPDNCSFCPDTHCCVEGGADCIKSVIDMETVCQRVKASGLGVSVTVSKDAGRYLCDYTYYLSLHLSGGSSAFVHVPPLGKPYSGEQLGHALRAILLEMLEQLGQDQDANHCEHGH